The Vidua macroura isolate BioBank_ID:100142 chromosome 4, ASM2450914v1, whole genome shotgun sequence genome window below encodes:
- the LOC128806969 gene encoding UDP-glucuronosyltransferase 2C1-like isoform X3, producing the protein MLGPKFPWLLWAYTCCCRTGFCGRVVVWPTDASHWINVKALLQELVLRGHEVTVLVPSSNLLINYQDTSSPFIFEVLQVPFSQETLDAAMEDFLNFWMNEASNLFPWEIMWTMKEQLEVFTNMSKQTCDTLVMNSHLIAKLQQAKFDVLIADPLSVGGELVAEILEIPFVYSFRFSDGNVVERLCGGLPSPPSYVPASTMGLTHQMSFMERLQNFLFYIFTDLFFKKFWRDEWDGYYSNVLGRPTTLCETMGKAEIWLIRTYWDFEFPRPFLPNFEFVGGLHCQPAKPLPKEMEEFVQSSGEHGIIVFTLGSMVHSLSDEKSNVIAKALSQLPQKVLWRYKGKKPETLGSNTRIFDWIPQNDLLGHPLTKAFITHGGTNGLYEAIYHGIPMVGIPMFADQHDNLAHMVAKGAAVQVDFNTVKTQDLVDALNTVIYNSTYKENALKLSKIQHDQPVKPLDRAVFWIEFVMRHKGAKHLRPAAHHLTWYQYHSLDVLAFLFTCTATIVFILFKCCLCCCRRCGRIAKRKKE; encoded by the exons ATGTTGGGGCCAAAGttcccctggctgctctgggccTACACATGCTGCTGCAGAACTGGTTTTTGTGGGAGGGTGGTGGTCTGGCCCACTGATGCCAGTCACTGGATCAATGTGAAAGCGCTTCTGCAAGAGCTCGTTCTCCGGGGTCATGAAGTGACTGTGCTGGTGCCCTCAAGCAATCTGCTCATCAACTACCAGGACACCTCCTCCCCTTTCATTTTTGAGGTCCTGCAAGTTCCCTTTAGCCAGGAGACCCTCGATGCCGCCATGGAGGACTTCCTCAATTTCTGGATGAATGAAGCCTCTAATCTCTTCCCCTGGGAGATAATGTGGACCATGAAAGAGCAACTGGAGGTCTTTACCAATATGTCAAAGCAGACCTGTGACACCTTGGTGATGAACTCTCACCTGAtagcaaagctgcagcaggcCAAATTTGATGTTCTGATTGCTGACCCCCTGTCTGTAGGTGGGGAGCTTGTAGCAGAAATCCTAGAGATCCCTTTTGTCTACAGCTTCCGCTTCTCTGATGGGAATGTGGTAGAGCGGCTGTGCGGTGGGCTCCCGTCCCCACCTTCCTATGTGCCTGCTAGCACAATGGGGCTGACACACCAGATGTCCTTTATGGAAAGACTACAGAACTTCCTCTTTTACATTTTCACggatttatttttcaagaagTTTTGGCGAGATGAATGGGATGGGTACTACAGTAATGTCTTAG GAAGGCCCACAACCCTGTGTGAGACGATGGGGAAAGCAGAGATTTGGTTAATCAGAACGTACTGGGATTTCGAATTTCCACGCCCTTTCCTGCCCAACTTTGAGTTTGTTGGAGGACTTCATTGCCAGCCTGCAAAACCATTACCAAAG GAAATGGAAGAATTTGTTCAGAGCTCTGGGGAACATGGTATCATCGTATTCACACTTGGGTCAATGGTGCACAGCCTAAGTGATGAAAAAAGTAATGTGATTGCCAAAGCCCTCAGCCAGCTTCCACAAAAG GTCCTCTGGCGgtacaaagggaaaaaaccagAAACTTTGGGCTCCAACACCAGGATTTTTGACTGGATACCACAAAATGACCTGCTTG GCCATCCCTTGACAAAGGCCTTTATTACACACGGTGGGACCAATGGGCTCTATGAAGCCATCTACCACGGGATCCCAATGGTTGGGATTCCCATGTTTGCTGACCAGCATGACAACCTTGCTCACATGGTAGCAAAAGGAGCTGCAGTTCAGGTGGATTTCAACACAGTGAAGACACAGGACTTGGTTGATGCACTGAACACAGTCATTTACAATTCCAC ctataAGGAAAATGCTCTAAAGTTATCCAAGATACAGCATGACCAGCCTGTTAAGCCTCTGGACAGAGCTGTCTTCTGGATTGAATTTGTCATGCGTCACAAAGGAGCAAAGCACTTGAGACCAGCTGCTCACCATCTCACCTGGTACCAGTACCACTCCCTGGATGTTCTGGCATTCTTGTTCACCTGTACAGCCACAATTGTCTTCATTCTTTTCAAGTGCTGCCTATGTTGCTGTAGAAGATGTGGCAGGAttgcaaagaggaagaaagaatag
- the LOC128806969 gene encoding UDP-glucuronosyltransferase 2A2-like isoform X5, with the protein MAMKTISSKKYLQLLLFHVALLGPVFCGKILVWPTEGSHWLNMNVMVQELIRRGHSFTILVSNATLFIEPRPKTTEKFEIYNVPFEKDLPETLLNDIVDLWLNNRPTILTFWQFYKELGRLSVSWQEMNKMMCDAVLTNQEMMARLQGSGFDLLLSDAVTPCGELLALKLDIPFVYSLRFSPAFTLERHCGKIPAPPSYTPAALSELTDRMSFGERVKNFVSYHLQDYVFQSYWGHWDNYYSKVLADNSHWLNMEHILQELVARGHEVTVLLPSCFLIVNPTQPSPFQFEVIEVPITKKEMTDFMDKMFYFFFNEERELPIWKSTYKIAQMVLQMKNITKVICDGVVKNEALMERLRASAFNVLLADPLFPSGELVAEKLGIPFVYTFRFSMGNTVERLCGTLPAPPSYVPTTLTSLTDRMTFWQRLKNILGYALHDFMFHYVLWTSWDQYYSEVLGRPTTLCETMGKAEIWLIRTYWDFEFPRPFLPNFEFVGGLHCQPAKPLPKEMEEFVQSSGEHGIIVFTLGSMVHSLSDEKSNVIAKALSQLPQKVLWRYKGKKPETLGSNTRIFDWIPQNDLLGHPLTKAFITHGGTNGLYEAIYHGIPMVGIPMFADQHDNLAHMVAKGAAVQVDFNTVKTQDLVDALNTVIYNSTYKENALKLSKIQHDQPVKPLDRAVFWIEFVMRHKGAKHLRPAAHHLTWYQYHSLDVLAFLFTCTATIVFILFKCCLCCCRRCGRIAKRKKE; encoded by the exons ATGGCCATGAAAACAATCAGCTCAAAGAAATacctccagctgcttctttttcacGTTGCTCTTCTAGGGCCTGTCTTCTGTGGGAAGATACTGGTTTGGCCAACAGAAGGCAGCCACTGGCTGAACATGAATGTAATGGTACAGGAGCTCATCCGCCGTGGGCACAGCTTTACCATCCTGGTATCCAACGCTACCCTCTTCATTGAACCCAGGCCTAAGACTACGGAGAAGTTTGAGATCTATAATGTGCCCTTCGAGAAAGATTTACCTGAGACCCTGCTTAATGACATAGTGGATCTATGGCTCAACAATAGGCCAACCATCTTGACCTTCTGGCAGTTTTACAAGGAGTTGGGAAGACTGTCTGTAAGCTGGCAGGAGATGAACAAGATGATGTGTGACGCAGTGCTGACCAACCAAGAGATGATGGCTCGTCTGCAGGGGTCTGGCTTTGACCTGCTGCTGTCAGACGCCGTGACCCCCTGTGGGGAACTCCTGGCTCTCAAGCTGGACATTCCCTTTGTCTACTCACTACGTTTCTCCCCAGCCTTCACTCTGGAAAGGCACTGTGGCAAGATCCCGGCCCCACCATCCTACACGCCTGCAGCCCTGTCTGAGCTCACTGACCGCATGTCTTTTGGGGAGAGAGTAAAAAACTTTGTGTCTTACCACCTTCAAGATTACGTTTTCCAGAGCtactggggacattgggataACTACTATAGCAAAGTCTTAG CTGACAACAGCCACTGGCTGAACATGGAGCACATACTACAGGAGCTCGTGGCCCGGGGCCATGAGGTGACCGTGCTGCTGCCTTCGTGCTTCCTCATCGTTAATCCCACCCAGCCCTCACCCTTCCAGTTTGAGGTGATTGAGGTGCCAATCACCAAAAAGGAGATGACTGACTTTATggataaaatgttttattttttttttaatgaggagaGAGAGCTACCTATCTGGAAAAGTACTTACAAGATAGCTCAAATGGTATTGCAGATGAAGAACATAACCAAAGTAATTTGTGATGGAGTTGTGAAGAATGAGGCCCTGATGGAAAGACTGAGGGCATCTGCCTTCAATGTCCTTTTGGCAGACCCACTATTTCCCAGTGGGGAGCTGGTTGCTGAGAAGCTGGGTATCCCCTTTGTGTATACGTTCCGGTTTTCCATGGGCAACACGGTGGAGCGGCTCTGTGGAACActcccagcacctccttccTATGTACCAACCACCCTAACCAGCTTAACAGATAGGATGACCTTCTGGCAAAGGCTAAAAAATATCCTTGGCTACGCTCTGCATGATTTCATGTTTCATTATGTTCTCTGGACAAGCTGGGATCAATACTACAGTGAAGTTTTAG GAAGGCCCACAACCCTGTGTGAGACGATGGGGAAAGCAGAGATTTGGTTAATCAGAACGTACTGGGATTTCGAATTTCCACGCCCTTTCCTGCCCAACTTTGAGTTTGTTGGAGGACTTCATTGCCAGCCTGCAAAACCATTACCAAAG GAAATGGAAGAATTTGTTCAGAGCTCTGGGGAACATGGTATCATCGTATTCACACTTGGGTCAATGGTGCACAGCCTAAGTGATGAAAAAAGTAATGTGATTGCCAAAGCCCTCAGCCAGCTTCCACAAAAG GTCCTCTGGCGgtacaaagggaaaaaaccagAAACTTTGGGCTCCAACACCAGGATTTTTGACTGGATACCACAAAATGACCTGCTTG GCCATCCCTTGACAAAGGCCTTTATTACACACGGTGGGACCAATGGGCTCTATGAAGCCATCTACCACGGGATCCCAATGGTTGGGATTCCCATGTTTGCTGACCAGCATGACAACCTTGCTCACATGGTAGCAAAAGGAGCTGCAGTTCAGGTGGATTTCAACACAGTGAAGACACAGGACTTGGTTGATGCACTGAACACAGTCATTTACAATTCCAC ctataAGGAAAATGCTCTAAAGTTATCCAAGATACAGCATGACCAGCCTGTTAAGCCTCTGGACAGAGCTGTCTTCTGGATTGAATTTGTCATGCGTCACAAAGGAGCAAAGCACTTGAGACCAGCTGCTCACCATCTCACCTGGTACCAGTACCACTCCCTGGATGTTCTGGCATTCTTGTTCACCTGTACAGCCACAATTGTCTTCATTCTTTTCAAGTGCTGCCTATGTTGCTGTAGAAGATGTGGCAGGAttgcaaagaggaagaaagaatag
- the LOC128806969 gene encoding UDP-glucuronosyltransferase 2A2-like isoform X2, producing the protein MAMKTISSKKYLQLLLFHVALLGPVFCGKILVWPTEGSHWLNMNVMVQELIRRGHSFTILVSNATLFIEPRPKTTEKFEIYNVPFEKDLPETLLNDIVDLWLNNRPTILTFWQFYKELGRLSVSWQEMNKMMCDAVLTNQEMMARLQGSGFDLLLSDAVTPCGELLALKLDIPFVYSLRFSPAFTLERHCGKIPAPPSYTPAALSELTDRMSFGERVKNFVSYHLQDYVFQSYWGHWDNYYSKVLGRPTTLCETMGKAEIWLIRTYWDFEFPRPFLPNFEFVGGLHCQPAKPLPKEMEEFVQSSGEHGIIVFTLGSMVHSLSDEKSNVIAKALSQLPQKVLWRYKGKKPETLGSNTRIFDWIPQNDLLGHPLTKAFITHGGTNGLYEAIYHGIPMVGIPMFADQHDNLAHMVAKGAAVQVDFNTVKTQDLVDALNTVIYNSTYKENALKLSKIQHDQPVKPLDRAVFWIEFVMRHKGAKHLRPAAHHLTWYQYHSLDVLAFLFTCTATIVFILFKCCLCCCRRCGRIAKRKKE; encoded by the exons ATGGCCATGAAAACAATCAGCTCAAAGAAATacctccagctgcttctttttcacGTTGCTCTTCTAGGGCCTGTCTTCTGTGGGAAGATACTGGTTTGGCCAACAGAAGGCAGCCACTGGCTGAACATGAATGTAATGGTACAGGAGCTCATCCGCCGTGGGCACAGCTTTACCATCCTGGTATCCAACGCTACCCTCTTCATTGAACCCAGGCCTAAGACTACGGAGAAGTTTGAGATCTATAATGTGCCCTTCGAGAAAGATTTACCTGAGACCCTGCTTAATGACATAGTGGATCTATGGCTCAACAATAGGCCAACCATCTTGACCTTCTGGCAGTTTTACAAGGAGTTGGGAAGACTGTCTGTAAGCTGGCAGGAGATGAACAAGATGATGTGTGACGCAGTGCTGACCAACCAAGAGATGATGGCTCGTCTGCAGGGGTCTGGCTTTGACCTGCTGCTGTCAGACGCCGTGACCCCCTGTGGGGAACTCCTGGCTCTCAAGCTGGACATTCCCTTTGTCTACTCACTACGTTTCTCCCCAGCCTTCACTCTGGAAAGGCACTGTGGCAAGATCCCGGCCCCACCATCCTACACGCCTGCAGCCCTGTCTGAGCTCACTGACCGCATGTCTTTTGGGGAGAGAGTAAAAAACTTTGTGTCTTACCACCTTCAAGATTACGTTTTCCAGAGCtactggggacattgggataACTACTATAGCAAAGTCTTAG GAAGGCCCACAACCCTGTGTGAGACGATGGGGAAAGCAGAGATTTGGTTAATCAGAACGTACTGGGATTTCGAATTTCCACGCCCTTTCCTGCCCAACTTTGAGTTTGTTGGAGGACTTCATTGCCAGCCTGCAAAACCATTACCAAAG GAAATGGAAGAATTTGTTCAGAGCTCTGGGGAACATGGTATCATCGTATTCACACTTGGGTCAATGGTGCACAGCCTAAGTGATGAAAAAAGTAATGTGATTGCCAAAGCCCTCAGCCAGCTTCCACAAAAG GTCCTCTGGCGgtacaaagggaaaaaaccagAAACTTTGGGCTCCAACACCAGGATTTTTGACTGGATACCACAAAATGACCTGCTTG GCCATCCCTTGACAAAGGCCTTTATTACACACGGTGGGACCAATGGGCTCTATGAAGCCATCTACCACGGGATCCCAATGGTTGGGATTCCCATGTTTGCTGACCAGCATGACAACCTTGCTCACATGGTAGCAAAAGGAGCTGCAGTTCAGGTGGATTTCAACACAGTGAAGACACAGGACTTGGTTGATGCACTGAACACAGTCATTTACAATTCCAC ctataAGGAAAATGCTCTAAAGTTATCCAAGATACAGCATGACCAGCCTGTTAAGCCTCTGGACAGAGCTGTCTTCTGGATTGAATTTGTCATGCGTCACAAAGGAGCAAAGCACTTGAGACCAGCTGCTCACCATCTCACCTGGTACCAGTACCACTCCCTGGATGTTCTGGCATTCTTGTTCACCTGTACAGCCACAATTGTCTTCATTCTTTTCAAGTGCTGCCTATGTTGCTGTAGAAGATGTGGCAGGAttgcaaagaggaagaaagaatag